In Pseudomonas alcaliphila JAB1, a single window of DNA contains:
- a CDS encoding NADH:flavin oxidoreductase — MSAPVQALFAPFRLGNLELPTRVVMAPMTRSFSPGGVPNAKVIEYYRRRAAAGVGLIVTEGTTVGHKAANGYPNVPRFYGEDALAGWKQVVDAVHAEGGKIVPQLWHVGNVRKLGTEPDASVPGFGPMEKVKDGQVVVHGMTQADIDEVIAAFAQAARDAKAIGMDGVEIHGAHGYLIDQFFWEGSNQRPDQYGGDLAARSRFAIELIQAVRAAVGPDFPIILRYSQWKQQDYTARLVQTPEQLEAFLKPLSDAGVDIFHCSTRRFWEPEFEGSDLNLAGWTRKLTGKPTITVGSVGLDGEFLQFMVKTDKVAEPASLENLLERLNKEEFDLVAVGRALLVDPDWALKVREGREQDILPFSRDALTTLV, encoded by the coding sequence ATGAGCGCTCCCGTTCAAGCCCTGTTCGCCCCATTCCGCCTCGGTAACCTGGAGCTGCCGACCCGTGTGGTCATGGCGCCGATGACCCGCTCCTTCTCGCCCGGTGGCGTGCCCAATGCCAAGGTCATCGAGTATTACCGTCGCCGTGCGGCTGCGGGAGTGGGCCTGATCGTCACCGAAGGCACCACCGTCGGCCACAAGGCCGCCAACGGCTACCCGAACGTGCCGCGTTTCTACGGCGAAGACGCCCTGGCTGGCTGGAAACAGGTGGTCGATGCCGTGCATGCCGAAGGCGGCAAGATCGTCCCGCAGCTCTGGCATGTGGGTAATGTGCGCAAGCTGGGCACCGAGCCGGATGCCAGCGTGCCGGGCTTCGGCCCGATGGAGAAGGTCAAGGACGGCCAGGTGGTCGTGCATGGCATGACCCAGGCCGATATCGATGAGGTGATCGCCGCCTTCGCCCAGGCTGCACGCGACGCCAAGGCCATCGGCATGGACGGCGTGGAGATCCACGGCGCCCACGGTTACCTGATCGACCAGTTTTTCTGGGAAGGCAGCAACCAGCGCCCCGACCAGTACGGTGGTGACCTGGCGGCGCGTTCGCGTTTTGCCATCGAGCTGATCCAGGCGGTGCGCGCTGCGGTCGGCCCGGACTTCCCGATCATCCTGCGTTACTCGCAGTGGAAGCAGCAGGACTACACAGCGCGCCTGGTGCAGACCCCGGAGCAGCTGGAGGCCTTCCTCAAGCCGCTGTCCGATGCGGGCGTGGACATCTTCCATTGCTCGACGCGCCGTTTCTGGGAGCCGGAGTTCGAAGGCAGCGACCTCAACCTGGCCGGCTGGACGCGCAAGCTCACTGGCAAGCCGACCATCACTGTCGGCAGCGTCGGCCTGGATGGCGAGTTCCTGCAGTTCATGGTCAAGACCGACAAGGTGGCCGAACCGGCCAGCCTCGAAAATCTGCTCGAGCGCCTGAACAAGGAGGAGTTCGACCTGGTCGCCGTGGGCCGCGCGTTGCTGGTCGACCCGGATTGGGCGTTGAAGGTGCGTGAAGGCCGCGAGCAGGACATCCTGCCGTTCAGCCGCGATGCGTTGACCACGCTGGTCTGA
- a CDS encoding glycosyltransferase family 1 protein — protein sequence MNAPSLHIALISETFPPEINGVANTLGRLVDGLRGRGHRVQLIRPRQEVDQEQDAGNDLLLTRGWPLPGYPGLQWGQSSLHKLLRRWQRQRPDVLYIATEGPLGLSALRAARRLAIPVVSGFHTNFQQYTGHYGIGLLTRAMTNYLRWFHNRTQLTLVPSIGQKVDLERRDFERLALLARGVDSQLFHPRRRCDALRESWGLGPDDLAVLHVGRLAAEKNLGLLVKAFRALQTAHPQRRMRLILVGDGPLRANLQTQLPDALFCGLQRGEALATHYASGDLFLFPSLSETFGNVVLEALASSLGVVAFDQAAAAQHIHHGHNGMLARPGDEAGFCEAACELLGDTEVLRHIRLNARRHASHLSWDGIVALFEQHLRSAMQPRPKIANVGSPDEIRGGMQDG from the coding sequence ATGAACGCACCTTCTCTGCACATCGCGCTGATCAGCGAAACCTTCCCGCCGGAAATCAACGGCGTGGCCAATACCCTCGGCCGCCTGGTCGACGGCCTGCGTGGCCGTGGCCATCGCGTGCAATTGATACGGCCACGCCAGGAGGTCGATCAGGAGCAGGACGCCGGCAATGACCTGCTGCTGACCCGAGGCTGGCCGCTACCCGGCTACCCCGGCCTGCAATGGGGTCAGTCATCCCTGCACAAGCTGCTCAGGCGCTGGCAACGGCAGCGACCGGACGTGCTCTATATCGCCACCGAAGGCCCGCTTGGCCTGTCCGCTTTGCGCGCGGCCAGACGCCTGGCGATCCCGGTGGTCAGCGGTTTTCACACCAACTTCCAGCAGTACACCGGGCACTACGGCATCGGCCTGCTGACCCGGGCGATGACCAACTACCTGCGCTGGTTTCACAACCGCACGCAGCTGACGCTGGTGCCGAGCATCGGCCAGAAGGTCGACCTCGAACGCCGCGACTTCGAACGCCTGGCCCTGCTCGCGCGGGGTGTCGACAGCCAGCTGTTCCACCCACGCAGACGCTGCGACGCCCTGCGCGAAAGCTGGGGCCTGGGGCCGGATGACCTGGCCGTGCTGCATGTAGGTCGCCTGGCGGCAGAGAAGAACCTTGGCCTGCTGGTAAAAGCCTTCCGCGCCCTGCAGACAGCTCATCCGCAGCGCCGCATGCGCCTGATTTTGGTCGGCGACGGGCCGCTGCGCGCCAACCTGCAGACGCAACTACCAGACGCGTTGTTCTGCGGCCTGCAGCGCGGTGAAGCGTTGGCCACGCACTACGCTTCGGGCGATCTGTTCCTGTTCCCCAGCCTCTCGGAAACCTTCGGCAATGTGGTGCTGGAAGCCCTGGCTTCGAGCCTCGGCGTGGTGGCATTCGACCAGGCTGCGGCCGCCCAGCATATCCATCACGGCCACAACGGCATGCTCGCCCGCCCTGGCGACGAAGCCGGTTTCTGCGAGGCCGCCTGTGAGTTGCTGGGGGACACGGAGGTACTGCGGCACATCCGTCTCAATGCCCGTAGGCATGCCAGCCATCTGAGTTGGGACGGCATCGTCGCGCTGTTCGAACAGCACCTGCGCAGCGCGATGCAGCCACGCCCGAAGATTGCCAATGTCGGTAGCCCGGATGAAATCCGGGGTGGAATGCAGGATGGCTAA
- a CDS encoding LysR family transcriptional regulator, whose protein sequence is MITNLRQLDLNLLLVFDALMQEGNLTRAAQRLHLSQSTVSNALARLRQQLGEELFQRTARGMTPTARALALYPPVRQALQLLQAGLGPAEPFDARTPHVFSLSLNDYAQAALLPLLQAHLARVAPLVELVAHSDDADNLLPRLESGALDLAIDYLHVDSPDLHYAPLREEALVVIGRQDHPAFVGGLSLKDYQQARHVIVTPRAGRGSPLEIVLGSAKVRRQAALHLPNYLPIPAIVAHTDLLGTIPARLADAFAPLFALQVAPLPFDMPAVQISLIWHRQQHHDPAHAWLREQLHGLLA, encoded by the coding sequence GTGATAACGAATTTACGTCAGCTCGACCTCAACCTGCTGCTGGTCTTCGACGCCCTGATGCAGGAAGGCAATCTGACCCGCGCCGCCCAACGCCTGCACCTGAGTCAGTCAACCGTGAGCAACGCCCTTGCCCGCCTGCGCCAGCAACTGGGCGAGGAGTTGTTCCAGCGCACCGCCCGCGGCATGACCCCGACCGCGCGCGCCCTGGCCCTCTACCCACCCGTGCGCCAGGCGCTGCAATTGCTGCAGGCCGGCCTCGGTCCGGCAGAACCCTTCGATGCGCGGACGCCACATGTGTTCAGCCTGTCGCTCAACGACTACGCCCAGGCCGCGCTGCTGCCGCTGCTGCAGGCACATCTGGCCCGCGTCGCGCCGCTGGTAGAGCTGGTAGCGCACAGCGACGACGCCGACAACCTGCTGCCGCGCCTGGAAAGCGGTGCCCTGGACCTGGCCATCGACTACCTGCACGTCGATTCGCCCGACCTGCATTACGCGCCCCTGCGCGAAGAAGCCCTGGTGGTGATCGGCCGCCAGGATCATCCGGCCTTCGTCGGCGGCCTCAGCCTCAAGGATTACCAACAGGCTCGCCACGTGATCGTGACGCCGCGCGCCGGGCGCGGTTCGCCGCTGGAAATTGTCCTGGGCTCGGCCAAGGTCAGGCGCCAGGCAGCGCTGCACCTGCCCAATTACCTGCCGATTCCGGCCATCGTTGCTCACACCGACCTGCTCGGCACCATACCCGCGCGCTTGGCCGACGCCTTCGCGCCGCTGTTCGCCCTGCAGGTGGCGCCGCTACCCTTCGACATGCCGGCCGTGCAGATCAGCCTGATCTGGCACCGCCAGCAGCACCACGACCCGGCACATGCCTGGCTGCGTGAACAACTTCACGGCCTGCTTGCCTGA
- a CDS encoding SRPBCC family protein, translating into MAYNNDNAQAFRSYYRAAIHPLYNPWLHAAFVLAYGLLCIGWLGSTLEAVAPWQWLLVPVTLVFFSWGEYQVHKRLGHNKTRLGKLFYKRHTGDHHSFFVETLMPYETARDWRVILFPAWLIVLYSLPLFAAWWLLSHLDGNLAALFAGSMLLGYMSYEVVHACEHLPDRHPVSRLPWIRQMRRLHALHHRRELMHSCNFGIVHPLMDWLHGTLHWEPEAIHQQNRQQHRIRIARPAARVLEYAAAPSHWPQWHPSSLRIYGREGALLAGERFEEDIHAGGRAGHLRWDVLDYQPAQRWQASALGDHGLHLLLTYECVAVEGGCEFVRTLEYGFDGWLMRVVNALFMRRRIERESQASMQALHDVLART; encoded by the coding sequence ATGGCCTACAACAATGACAATGCCCAGGCTTTTCGCAGCTATTACCGGGCTGCCATCCACCCGCTGTACAACCCCTGGTTGCATGCCGCATTCGTACTGGCTTACGGGCTGCTCTGCATCGGGTGGCTCGGGAGCACGCTGGAGGCCGTGGCGCCCTGGCAGTGGCTGCTGGTACCGGTGACGCTGGTGTTCTTCAGTTGGGGTGAGTACCAGGTGCACAAGCGCCTCGGCCACAACAAGACGCGCTTGGGCAAACTCTTCTACAAACGCCACACCGGCGATCACCACAGCTTCTTCGTCGAGACGCTGATGCCCTACGAAACGGCGCGCGACTGGCGTGTGATCCTCTTTCCGGCCTGGCTGATCGTGCTCTACAGCCTGCCGTTATTCGCCGCCTGGTGGCTGTTGTCCCATCTCGACGGCAACCTCGCCGCGTTGTTCGCCGGCAGCATGCTGCTGGGCTACATGAGTTACGAAGTGGTGCATGCCTGCGAGCATCTGCCTGATAGGCACCCGGTGTCGCGCCTGCCGTGGATTCGCCAGATGCGCCGCCTGCATGCGCTGCACCATCGTCGTGAGCTGATGCATTCGTGCAACTTCGGCATCGTTCATCCGCTGATGGACTGGCTGCACGGCACCCTGCACTGGGAGCCTGAGGCGATCCATCAGCAGAACCGCCAGCAGCACCGCATTCGCATCGCCCGGCCTGCCGCGCGCGTGCTGGAATACGCCGCGGCGCCGAGTCACTGGCCGCAGTGGCACCCGTCGTCACTGCGCATCTATGGGCGCGAGGGGGCCTTGCTCGCGGGTGAGCGTTTCGAGGAAGACATTCATGCCGGCGGCCGCGCCGGGCATCTGCGCTGGGACGTGCTCGACTATCAGCCGGCCCAGCGTTGGCAGGCCAGTGCGCTGGGCGACCATGGCCTGCACCTGCTGCTCACCTACGAGTGCGTGGCGGTCGAGGGAGGCTGCGAGTTCGTGCGCACCCTCGAATACGGTTTTGACGGCTGGCTGATGCGTGTGGTGAACGCCCTGTTCATGCGCCGCCGCATCGAGCGCGAGTCGCAGGCGTCGATGCAGGCGTTACACGATGTCCTTGCGCGAACCTAG
- the cysZ gene encoding sulfate transporter CysZ, producing the protein MPAAPVLSGPQYLREGLRLVLSPGLRLFVLLPLAINLILFVSMISFAVQQFSGWVDTFMPSLPNWLSFLQYILWPLFVVLVLLMVFFTFTMLANIIAAPFNGFLAEKVEVVARGEDHFPPFSWAELAAMVPRTMGREMRKLAYFLPRAIGLLILSFIPVVNLIAAPLWLLFGVWMMAVQYIDYPADNNKMSWQDMLAWLREKRWQSLSFGGITYAALLVPGLNILMMPAAVAGATLFWVRERGEQALGSRKDIV; encoded by the coding sequence ATGCCCGCCGCTCCCGTCCTGTCCGGCCCGCAATACCTGCGAGAAGGCCTGAGGCTGGTACTCAGCCCTGGCCTGCGCCTGTTCGTATTACTGCCGCTGGCGATCAATCTGATCCTGTTCGTAAGCATGATCAGCTTTGCCGTGCAGCAGTTCAGCGGCTGGGTCGATACCTTCATGCCTTCCCTGCCGAACTGGCTGAGCTTCCTGCAATACATCCTCTGGCCACTGTTCGTGGTGCTGGTGCTGCTGATGGTGTTCTTCACCTTCACCATGCTGGCCAACATCATCGCCGCGCCGTTCAACGGTTTTCTCGCGGAGAAGGTCGAAGTGGTAGCGCGCGGTGAAGATCATTTCCCGCCGTTCAGCTGGGCCGAACTGGCAGCCATGGTGCCGCGTACCATGGGTCGCGAAATGCGCAAACTGGCGTATTTCCTGCCACGCGCCATCGGCCTGCTGATCCTCAGCTTCATCCCGGTGGTCAATCTGATCGCAGCGCCGCTGTGGCTGCTGTTCGGCGTGTGGATGATGGCCGTGCAGTACATCGACTACCCGGCGGACAACAACAAGATGAGCTGGCAGGACATGCTCGCCTGGCTGCGCGAGAAACGCTGGCAGAGCCTGAGCTTCGGCGGCATCACCTACGCCGCCCTGCTGGTGCCGGGGCTGAACATCCTGATGATGCCGGCCGCCGTGGCCGGTGCCACGCTATTCTGGGTACGCGAGCGCGGCGAGCAGGCGCTAGGTTCGCGCAAGGACATCGTGTAA
- the trxB gene encoding thioredoxin-disulfide reductase, which yields MSAVRHARVIILGSGPAGYSAAVYAARANLKPLLITGIQAGGQLTTTTEVDNWPGDPHGLTGPALMQRMQEHAERFETEIVFDHINAVDLAGKPFTLVGDSGTYSCDALIIATGASARYLGLPSEEAFMGRGVSACATCDGFFYRGREVAVVGGGNTAVEEALYLANIASKVTLIHRRETFRAEKILQDKLRARIAEGKIELQLNAEVDEVLGDASGVTGVRLKQYGGAYRELKVDGLFVAIGHTPNTSLFEGQLALKDGYLVVNGGREGNATATTVAGVFAAGDVADSVYRQAITSAGAGCMAALDVERYLDGL from the coding sequence ATGTCTGCCGTTCGTCATGCCCGCGTCATCATTCTGGGTTCCGGTCCTGCCGGTTATAGCGCTGCCGTCTATGCCGCACGCGCCAACCTGAAACCGCTGCTGATCACCGGTATCCAGGCCGGCGGCCAACTGACCACCACCACCGAGGTGGACAACTGGCCGGGTGACCCGCATGGCCTGACTGGCCCGGCGCTGATGCAGCGCATGCAGGAGCATGCCGAGCGCTTCGAGACCGAGATCGTCTTCGACCATATCAACGCCGTGGATCTGGCCGGCAAGCCATTCACCCTGGTCGGCGACAGCGGTACCTACAGCTGCGACGCACTGATAATCGCCACCGGTGCCAGTGCGCGTTACCTGGGGTTGCCCAGTGAAGAGGCGTTCATGGGCCGCGGCGTTTCGGCGTGCGCGACCTGCGATGGCTTCTTCTATCGTGGCCGTGAGGTAGCGGTGGTCGGTGGCGGTAATACCGCTGTGGAAGAGGCACTGTACCTGGCCAACATCGCCAGCAAGGTGACCCTGATTCACCGCCGCGAGACCTTCCGTGCCGAGAAGATCCTGCAGGACAAGCTGCGCGCGCGTATTGCCGAAGGCAAGATCGAGCTGCAGCTCAATGCCGAGGTAGACGAGGTGTTGGGCGATGCCAGCGGCGTTACCGGCGTGCGCCTGAAACAGTATGGCGGCGCCTACCGCGAGCTGAAGGTGGATGGTCTGTTCGTTGCCATCGGCCATACCCCCAATACCAGCTTGTTCGAAGGCCAACTGGCGCTGAAGGATGGCTATCTGGTGGTCAATGGTGGACGCGAGGGCAATGCCACCGCGACCACTGTGGCTGGCGTGTTCGCCGCCGGTGACGTGGCCGATTCGGTCTATCGCCAGGCGATCACTTCGGCCGGTGCCGGCTGCATGGCGGCGCTGGATGTCGAGCGCTATCTCGACGGGCTGTGA
- a CDS encoding AAA family ATPase: MLHTLAVANYRSINSLILPLGRLNLITGANGSGKSNLYRALRLLAETAQGGVVNALAREGGLESSFWAGPEKISRRMRNGEVPVQGGPRQNVMRLRLGFAGEDFGYAIALGLPEPSSSAFALDPEIKRECIWAGASYRPASLLVDRAGPMVRMREGRSWQVLAQHVPNYDSLFDQIGNDPNCPEVFQLRETIRRWRFYDHFRSDAEAPARQPQLGTRTPVLHHDGRDLAAALQTIREIGDRAALDAAIDDAFPSSRLHIDFQAGGRFAVELRQEGLLRPLSAAELSDGTLRYLLLVAALLTPRPPSLMVLNEPETSLHPDLLPALGRLIIAASKQTQVWVVSHASRLIATLKESPDCNTLELDKQLGQTCIRGQGMLDEPPWHWPD, from the coding sequence ATGCTGCACACCCTCGCCGTCGCCAACTACCGCTCGATCAATAGCCTGATTCTGCCGCTCGGCCGGCTCAACCTGATCACTGGCGCCAACGGCAGCGGCAAGTCCAACCTCTACCGCGCCCTGCGCCTGCTGGCGGAAACCGCCCAGGGCGGCGTAGTCAACGCGCTGGCGCGCGAAGGCGGGCTGGAGTCGAGTTTCTGGGCCGGGCCGGAGAAGATTTCCCGGCGCATGCGCAACGGCGAGGTGCCCGTGCAGGGTGGCCCACGACAGAACGTGATGCGCCTGCGCCTGGGCTTTGCCGGCGAGGATTTCGGCTACGCCATCGCCCTTGGCCTGCCCGAGCCAAGCAGCTCGGCCTTCGCTCTCGACCCGGAGATCAAGCGCGAGTGCATCTGGGCCGGCGCCAGCTATCGCCCCGCCTCGCTGCTGGTGGATCGCGCCGGGCCGATGGTGCGCATGCGTGAAGGTCGCAGCTGGCAGGTACTGGCCCAGCACGTGCCGAACTACGACAGCCTGTTCGACCAGATCGGCAACGACCCGAATTGCCCGGAAGTCTTCCAGCTGCGCGAAACCATCCGCCGCTGGCGCTTCTACGATCACTTTCGCAGTGATGCCGAGGCGCCGGCGCGCCAGCCGCAATTGGGCACGCGCACACCGGTACTGCATCACGATGGCCGCGACCTGGCCGCCGCCCTGCAGACCATCCGCGAGATAGGCGACCGCGCGGCGCTGGACGCAGCTATCGACGACGCTTTCCCCAGCAGCCGCCTGCATATCGATTTTCAGGCCGGCGGGCGCTTCGCCGTAGAGCTGCGCCAGGAAGGTTTGCTGCGCCCCTTGAGCGCCGCCGAGCTGTCCGATGGCACGCTGCGCTACCTGTTGCTGGTCGCCGCTCTGCTCACGCCACGACCGCCATCATTGATGGTGCTCAACGAACCGGAAACCAGCCTGCACCCGGATCTGCTGCCGGCACTCGGTCGCTTGATCATCGCCGCCTCGAAGCAGACGCAGGTGTGGGTGGTGTCCCACGCCAGCCGTCTGATCGCCACGCTCAAGGAAAGCCCGGACTGCAACACCCTGGAGCTGGACAAACAGCTCGGCCAGACCTGCATACGCGGCCAGGGCATGCTCGACGAGCCGCCCTGGCACTGGCCGGATTGA
- a CDS encoding SDR family oxidoreductase, whose product MPQPSVLITGCSSGIGRALADAFKAGGYAVWATARKENDLTALEQAGFNAVQLDVNDGQALQQLSARLSEEIGGLDVLINNAGYGAMGPLLDGGVEAMQRQFETNVFSIVGVTRAFFPLLRRSRGLVVNIGSVSSVLVTPFAGAYCASKAAVHALSDALRMELAPFSIEVMEVQPGAIASSFGANASQQAEALIREDSPWWPLREGIRARANASQDNPTPTSEFAAQLLAAVQRDKRPRLLRLGNGSRALPLLATLLPKALLQRVLSKRFGLVQSL is encoded by the coding sequence ATGCCCCAACCCAGCGTCCTTATCACCGGCTGCTCCAGCGGCATCGGCCGCGCCCTGGCCGACGCCTTCAAGGCGGGTGGCTACGCCGTCTGGGCCACGGCGCGCAAGGAGAACGACCTCACAGCGCTCGAGCAGGCCGGGTTCAACGCGGTGCAGCTCGACGTCAACGATGGCCAAGCGCTGCAACAGCTGAGCGCTCGCCTGAGCGAGGAGATCGGCGGCCTGGATGTGCTGATCAACAATGCGGGTTACGGCGCCATGGGTCCGCTGCTCGACGGTGGCGTGGAAGCCATGCAGCGGCAGTTCGAAACCAATGTCTTCTCCATCGTCGGCGTGACCCGCGCGTTCTTCCCGCTGCTGCGTCGCAGCCGTGGCCTGGTGGTGAATATCGGCAGCGTTTCCTCGGTACTGGTGACGCCCTTCGCTGGTGCCTACTGCGCCTCCAAGGCTGCCGTGCATGCATTGAGCGACGCGCTGCGCATGGAGCTGGCGCCCTTCTCCATCGAGGTGATGGAAGTGCAGCCCGGCGCCATCGCCTCCAGCTTCGGCGCCAACGCCAGCCAGCAGGCCGAGGCGCTGATCCGTGAAGACTCGCCCTGGTGGCCGCTGCGCGAGGGCATCCGCGCTCGCGCCAACGCCTCGCAGGACAACCCGACCCCGACCAGCGAGTTCGCCGCGCAACTGCTGGCCGCCGTACAGCGTGACAAGCGCCCGCGCCTGCTGCGCCTGGGTAATGGCAGCCGCGCCCTGCCACTGCTCGCCACGCTGCTGCCCAAAGCCCTGTTGCAGCGGGTACTGAGCAAACGCTTCGGCCTGGTGCAAAGCCTGTGA
- a CDS encoding multidrug transporter: MLFGVVLVITWLILLIRYPTKALPVSMAALVGLGLVATWVIWQESQDERYLAHLELRLSYDPQRCPADRPLAIDLKNSSDAALLELRWEVAAYRPGNATNLAQRLYESPRYSGPGELLPGASWSDCMPLPDLRSGYRPATLEFRAERLQGKFIR, translated from the coding sequence ATGCTGTTCGGTGTCGTACTCGTCATCACCTGGCTGATTCTGCTGATCCGCTACCCGACCAAGGCGCTACCGGTGTCCATGGCCGCGCTGGTCGGCCTCGGCCTGGTGGCCACCTGGGTGATCTGGCAGGAAAGCCAGGACGAGCGCTACCTGGCCCATCTCGAACTGCGCCTGAGCTACGACCCGCAGCGCTGCCCCGCCGATCGCCCGCTGGCCATCGACCTGAAGAACAGCAGCGATGCCGCCTTGCTGGAACTGCGCTGGGAAGTCGCCGCCTACCGTCCCGGCAATGCCACCAACCTTGCCCAGCGCCTTTACGAATCGCCACGCTACAGCGGCCCCGGTGAACTGCTGCCGGGCGCCAGTTGGAGCGACTGCATGCCCCTGCCCGACCTGCGCAGCGGCTATCGCCCGGCTACGCTGGAGTTTCGCGCCGAGCGCCTGCAAGGCAAGTTCATTCGCTGA
- a CDS encoding mannose-1-phosphate guanylyltransferase/mannose-6-phosphate isomerase: protein MTPIILSGGSGSRLWPLSRKLYPKQFLALTGEQTLFQQTLQRLSIEGMQPPVLVANQEHRFIVLEQLEQIGLQAQMLLLEPFGRNTAPAVAMAALQLIAEGRDELMLVLPADHVLDDQQAFRQALALATVAAEKGEMVLFGVPADRPETGYGYIRGQADGTLPDGVARVASFVEKPDAQRATEYVKSGDYYWNSGMFLFRASRFLEELKHHDVDIYDTCLLALERSKREGTQIAIDPATFACCPDNSIDYAVMEKTSRACVVPLTAGWNDVGSWSSIWEVHDKDDAGNVTKGDVVIEDSRNCLIHGNGKLVSVLGLDDIVVVETKDAMMVAHKDRVQDVKKLVSKLDAQGRSETQNHCEVYRPWGSYDSVDMGGRFQVKHITVKPGAQLSLQMHHHRAEHWIVVSGTAKVTCDDREFLLTENQSTYIPMTSVHRLSNPGKIPLEIIEVQSGTYLGEDDIERLEDVYGRSDAVAAGATH from the coding sequence ATGACTCCCATCATCCTATCCGGTGGCAGCGGCTCGCGACTCTGGCCTCTTTCGCGCAAGCTGTATCCCAAGCAGTTCCTCGCCCTGACCGGTGAGCAGACACTGTTCCAGCAGACCCTGCAGCGCCTCTCCATCGAGGGCATGCAGCCGCCAGTGCTGGTGGCCAACCAGGAGCACCGCTTCATCGTCCTCGAGCAACTGGAGCAGATCGGCCTGCAGGCACAAATGCTGCTGCTCGAGCCCTTCGGCCGCAACACCGCACCGGCCGTGGCCATGGCCGCCCTGCAACTGATCGCCGAAGGTCGTGACGAACTGATGCTGGTACTGCCGGCCGATCACGTACTGGACGATCAGCAAGCCTTCCGCCAGGCCCTGGCGCTGGCCACCGTGGCCGCCGAAAAAGGCGAAATGGTCCTGTTCGGCGTGCCGGCCGACCGTCCGGAAACCGGCTACGGCTACATCCGCGGCCAGGCCGACGGTACCCTGCCCGATGGCGTGGCGCGCGTCGCCAGCTTCGTCGAAAAACCCGACGCCCAGCGCGCCACCGAGTATGTGAAGAGCGGCGACTACTACTGGAACAGCGGCATGTTCCTGTTCCGCGCCAGCCGCTTCCTCGAGGAGCTCAAGCACCACGACGTGGATATCTACGACACCTGCCTGCTGGCACTGGAGCGCAGCAAGCGTGAAGGAACGCAGATCGCCATCGACCCGGCCACCTTCGCCTGCTGCCCGGACAACTCCATCGACTACGCCGTGATGGAGAAGACCAGCCGCGCCTGCGTGGTACCGCTGACCGCCGGTTGGAACGACGTGGGCAGCTGGTCGTCGATCTGGGAAGTGCACGACAAGGACGACGCCGGCAACGTCACCAAGGGCGACGTGGTGATCGAGGACAGCCGCAACTGCCTGATCCACGGCAATGGCAAGCTGGTCTCGGTGCTCGGCCTGGATGACATAGTCGTGGTGGAAACCAAGGACGCCATGATGGTGGCGCACAAGGACCGCGTACAGGACGTCAAGAAGCTGGTCAGTAAGCTCGATGCGCAAGGCCGCTCCGAGACCCAGAACCACTGCGAAGTGTACCGCCCGTGGGGCTCGTACGACTCGGTGGACATGGGTGGCCGCTTCCAGGTCAAGCACATCACCGTCAAGCCGGGCGCGCAGCTCTCCTTGCAGATGCACCACCACCGTGCCGAGCACTGGATCGTGGTGTCCGGTACGGCCAAGGTGACCTGCGACGACCGTGAGTTCCTGCTTACCGAGAACCAGTCCACTTACATCCCGATGACCTCGGTGCACCGTCTCTCCAACCCGGGCAAGATCCCGCTGGAGATCATCGAGGTGCAGTCCGGCACCTATCTCGGTGAGGACGATATCGAACGTCTGGAAGACGTGTACGGCCGTAGCGATGCAGTAGCTGCTGGCGCCACACACTGA
- a CDS encoding alginate O-acetyltransferase AlgF, with product MNNTQTTLRRFTLGACALALGLGMLQAQADDGALYGPKAPKGSAFVRAYNASSAELDVSVGQTQLKQISPLGSSDFKFLPAGSYQAQVGNAQMAVDLQAARYYTLVSQTGAEPRLVEEPPFTSRQKALLRVQNLTDSTLSLKTADGKTAVVADVKPDGRGDREINPVKVGLALFDGERKVADLKPVTLERGEVVSLFVTGGQGKLSPVWVKRPIDG from the coding sequence ATGAACAACACGCAAACCACCCTACGCCGCTTCACTCTGGGCGCCTGCGCCCTGGCTCTGGGCCTCGGCATGCTCCAGGCACAGGCCGATGACGGCGCTCTCTATGGGCCCAAGGCGCCCAAGGGCTCGGCCTTCGTCCGCGCCTACAACGCCAGCAGCGCCGAGCTCGATGTCAGCGTCGGCCAGACCCAGCTCAAGCAGATCTCGCCGCTGGGCTCGAGTGACTTCAAGTTCCTCCCGGCCGGCAGCTATCAGGCTCAGGTCGGCAACGCACAGATGGCGGTGGATCTGCAGGCCGCGCGTTACTACACCCTGGTCAGCCAGACCGGCGCCGAACCGCGCCTGGTCGAGGAGCCGCCCTTCACCAGCCGGCAGAAAGCCCTGCTGCGCGTACAGAACCTGACTGACAGCACCCTCAGCCTGAAGACCGCCGACGGCAAGACTGCCGTGGTCGCCGACGTCAAACCCGACGGCCGTGGCGACCGCGAGATCAACCCGGTGAAGGTCGGCCTGGCGCTGTTCGATGGCGAGCGCAAGGTCGCCGACCTCAAGCCGGTGACCCTGGAGCGCGGCGAAGTGGTCAGCCTGTTCGTCACCGGCGGTCAGGGCAAGTTGTCGCCGGTGTGGGTCAAGCGCCCCATCGACGGTTAA